DNA sequence from the Methanobacterium sp. genome:
TTATCAGTTTTTTCAATTCTTCACGGGTAATCCATTTTTTAACTTTTAAAGAAGGGGTTCTACTCATGAATAATAATTATGATCTTCATTAGTTAAAAATATTACGTCTTATACTATAAATTATTTTTATCCAGTTTATATCAATATTATTTATCAATATTATTCACAGTTATGATATGTCTGTTTAATATTACTACTTAAAAAAATGGAATATTTAAAGAGATAATACATTAGAACTATCTGTTTATGCTTTGAAAAATTAAAATTTAAGAATGCCTATCGAGATGTAAAAAATAGGGTGAAAATTCCAAAAAAATGAAAAAAGAAAAAATAGTTTATTTTCTGGACAACCCTAATAGCCTTAAAATGTCTGCTCTGAAGTAGCCCACAGCAATCAGACATATCAAGAGAACAACACCGGTTATTGCGACTGCAGGTGTGCTTGACTGACCAGAACTTTGCTGATTTACCTTTGATACTTCGTGGGAGGTTTGATCGCTACTTCCACCTGCTGGCTGCTGTTCTGCATGTGAAGTTACCTGGCCTGTATTAACATCACCTGGCGAAGTGCTGCCTGCAGAAACACTATTAGAATTGCTTCTACTTCCTGTCTGGCCAGTACTTCCACCAGTTTGTCCAGATGTCCCTGTAGATCCAACTGTTACAGTTTGGCCAGTAGCCTTCTTCAAAGTATTGGCAAATTGTTGAAGCTGATCTAAGCTTAAAGAAGAGCCTATTACCACAAACTGGTTGAAAGCCGTGTTGGCACAGGTGTGGTGACAGCAAGATACTCCATACTGAGGTACCAGAGTTATATACTTATCCTTTAGAGCTGTTAGAAGCCCTGAATCAGCTTTCCATATGTCTCTTCTTGCAGCTTCTATGACCCATCCAAGCATACTTTGGATTGCAAATGACTGGTAGTCTTTAGTAGCAGTGAATCTGGAGCTTAACAGGTTTTGAGCCACCATAGTCCACATCTTGCAGGATACACTATCTGTAGTGACATCCATTCCAAAAAGATACTCGAACCTTCCTGCATATTCCATCCATCCACTTGGAGTGTTTAACAGAGAATCCATGAATTTAGGGTTAAGTAACTGAGATCTTATCTTCAGTTCTGTTTCTTCCTCTACTGTTCTTGTGACCACGTTGTTTTTGTTTCTGATATCTGCCAGTATGCATTCTGGATTTCCTCCAAGATTTCTGGAAGCAAGTACCATCCCACCATACCAGTCATAGAAATCATCAGTATCCAGTATCCCCCATGTACTGTCAATGTTTTGAGTTACTATATCTGCATTTTTTAAAAGATACTGGAATGTATTCCGGTTCTGTTCAATGCTAACTCCATTGAGTGTAGACCTCCATGCATAAGATACTCTGGATAGATAAACACTTGCCAGTTCATCGCTGGTCTTCCATTTACCTGTTTTAGGCAATAAATCACATACTCCTGTTCCTTCAAGCACCATTCCCGGTAATCCAAAGATACGATCTAATGAAGGGTTTTCAGCCAGATGTTTTTTAACGTAGTTCTGTTTCGCTGTTTCTTCAGGGGCTTCAGACGCTAATTTCACTGCATTGTTCATGAGATTTATCCATAGCTCGTTTCCGGTGACTGCTGTGGTGAATACATCTATACGTGGTCTTTGCATGGTGACACCATCGATGGTGATAGTCAGATTCTCAAGTGGAATTATAATAGGGTCAGGTTTAACGTCCAGATTCTTCGGATTCCAGTTTGGCATTACTCCTAAAAGATACATGAACTGAGCTATGGCTATAGCATCGGTTCTAAGCAGTTCTGTACCCCACATAACCATACCCACTGTTTCCGGGAATTTACCGTGTTTTTTATAGTAATCTGTTAACAGCTCGTCAACTATCTTTTTAGCGGTGTCCCATGCTGCTTTGGTAGGCATTTTCCTTGGATTAGAAGCATAGAAGTTCATACCGGTTGGAAGGACATCTGCATAGGAAGGGTCTGCTGCAAGGCCAGGGGTAACAAATCTGCCGCTAAGTGCCTCTAAAAGATGCTTCCATTCCTGATTATCTCTTATTTCACCCATGGTCTCTTTGCAGAATTCAAGATCTGCCAGTAGATCTGCATTTGTAACTTCTAAACTGGCTGGATCATGGTCATTTGCTATTTTTTTAATATAATCCCTGATTTGATTGTCTATTGCTTTGATTTCATCTTCATATTTAGCATCCTTCTGCATATCATAGTATCCCAGAGTTATCGCTGGATATAACACAGTTTTCATGTTGTCTGTAATTTTAGTCATGGATGCAGCTATGGTAAACACTCCTTCCACAAGTTCATCGCCAGTTAACACCTTGCCCAGACTGTGTAAACCAAGTGGTATGATGTCGTTTTTAATCTCATGTAACTTTAGATGGATTTCATCCAGCCACTCCCTAAAGTTTTGTCCCTGTTTTTGGGCTTGTAAACCTAATTCCTGTGCTTTAGCTTTGATCTGTGCCTCTAATGCTGGTAATATCTGATTGTTACCTACATTTATGGCGTTTTCATACTGATGCATCAGATCATGCATCACTATCAGATCACCGTATAAACCAGATCTGACCATTGCAGGCGTCATATGGCTGATTATGAGTGCACCAGCTCTGTCCTTGGCCACCATACCTTCCCCTGGATTTGATACTATGTAAGGGTTGATATTGGGTATATTGGACAGCTGGAAAGGCCAGTCATCTTTCTGCAGCCCAACATTTCTTCCAGGCAGCCATTCCAATGTTCCATGAGTTCCCATGTGTATCATTGCACTGGCATTGAAACTTTTCTCCAGCCACCTGTAGAATGCTATGTACTGATGATGCGGTGGTAGAAATGGATCATGGTAATTCTCCACTTCTTCCCAGCCCCTGCTTGGCTGAACTGTAAGGAATATATTTCCAAACATCAGGCCTGGAATAACCAGGGACCCGTTATAATTCATTATATTGCCAATAGCCTGTCCCCATCTGCTTATCACCTGCTCTTTCAGTGCTTCTGGCAGTTGATTGAACCATTCACTGTAAGTTGATGCATTTACCAGTTGTTCATTGGCCTTAAGGGTTCCAAGATTTTCCTGTACATATTGATTTAGAAGATTCTGCGCCCAGCTACCTTTGTTACCGAATTCAGCTACTAATGTGTACAGTTGTTCTGCGTTAGGAATTTCTCCTGTTCCAACATTGTAACCCTGTTCTCTTAGGTTCACCAGAAGATCATGAACGCTCTGGAAAACATCAAGGTATGAAGCTCCTATTTCAGCTTTTCCCGGCGGGTAATTGTATAGGATCACCGCTATTTTCTTGTCGGAATTGGGTAATTCTTTTAGTTTAGCCCACCTGTTGGTTAAACTGACTATTTTTTTGATTCCTGCATCAATAGGACGTTCGAAACCATTTTCATCAGTGTAGGATATTACAACAGGACTGTAAACTCCTTCAAAGTAGGGATAAGTTACTGCAAAGGTCCATTCATACTGAGCACCGAGCGGATTGGTTAAACTACTCTGCTTATAGAGTTGTAGCCCTTTTATAACCTGTAAATCAATTCTTTCCAGTTCATTTAAAGCACCGCCTTTAGAGATGTTTGCATAGTTAAGTGACCAGCTTTTCAGTGAAGTGATCGCAGATACGCCCCTTGTTAATGGGCCATTACCATCTTTTCCAAGCACCAATTCCTCTAAGAAACTACTTATTGGAGGATTGGTAGCGCCCTGGAACAGATTTAAAACTGCCCTGCCCTGACTTTCATATTCCCTAATTAAGGCATCTATGGTTGGAGCATATTCGCCTCCGGGACCATAACTGGCTATTATTATGAATGAACCAGTTATATTTGATTTAGTTGTGTTATACCATTTTTCAAATTCCTGATATACGCTGTTACGTGCTGTGGCTGCCCATGTGTTGTAATTCTGGTCTATCCATTTTAAACTGTGGTAAGGCGCTATATATCCAGGATTTCCTTCTATCCATGCTTTTATCTGTGCTTGAGTTGGGACAGCGGACACGGTTTTAGTTGGATAATCTGGGTGATAAATTCCCCAATTTGGCGTGGCCATTACTGGACTTCTACCATGTTGGGTTGGGTCAATTGTTGTCTCTCCAAGCAGAAAGTAAATATACTCAACCATATTCTGTAGATTTGTTTGTAAGGCTGTTTCACTTGCAAGTGCGTAGTATGAGCCCATATAAGTATTTTCTAGAGTATCTTGAGTGTCATTGATATCACGACCACCCAGTAAGTGTAATCCGTCTCCGCCCCATTTATCTGTGTCAGTGTCGCAGGGGTATCCGAAAGCACTGGAGATCATGTAATTAGCGTTAGCTGGGCTTTTCAGTAGTTCATCATACCATGAATCTCCCCACCCAGTTCCTGGCATGGCCATGTCCAGATAGGCAAAGTTTACATACTCCATTATCCAGTCATTGACTGGTGAGGAGTTTGGATTCCACATATCAAGATAAATCAGTCTTCTATTGTTTAGATTTCGGATCCCAATGCTTTTTTCTGGGACTGAGCTCAGTATGGCAATATCTGGCATGAAAGTGTGGTTTAAGGTGGTTTCAGGTATAGGTGTGCCAGTTGGTGTTACTGTAGTGGTGAAGTTCTTGTAGGTCAAGTAAGCAATTTCCACCTTGAATTCAGTGAGATTGGACAAAAAACTGATATCGTATTCACCTGTGGAATTGGTGGTTCCAGAGGCAATTGTTGCGTTGGTAGTTGGGTTTTGGATTGTTATTGTTGCGTTTTTAACTGGGATGGCATTTGTGAGGTTTGTATAAGTCCCAGAGCTTTCATTGTAGATTTCTTTTACTACTCCATAGATTCTGGGATCTGACACCTGACTGGTACTACTTGAATTATCAGATGTGATAGTTGTATTCTGATTTAAGAGTTCACCTCCCTGTGAATTTTCTGCTGCCACTGCTCCGCATAGGGCCAGCGTGAAAACAATTGTCATTATCAGTAAAATCGCTTGTTTTCTCATTTTTTTCACCTCCTTTTCTTTTTGATAAGCCTACTTGTTATTCAAGTATGCTTGATTAAAAATCAATTATATGTGATATTTAAGACTATCGATTTTTTCAACTTTATTTTAATAAAATTAAAGTAAAGTTTATATATGAATTAAAACAATCCATTGTTAGGTGAAAAAATAATAAAAAAACATCAAAATGGGTCTACCGTGAACCTCCTTACTCCCAAAAAAGATGTCTTCACCATGGAATCTGGAATTAAACCAGATTCTATTTTTATTAATTTTAAAATAAGCATTTAAAATGAATGATTAGCTTTAAAATTATTATGAGTATCTAAAAAAAAAAGAAAAGGGAAATTTTATTTTTTGGTAAACCCTAAGAAGCTTAGGATACTCTCTCTAAAGAACCCTGCACCAAGAAGCAATAGAATACTGACTAATCCAATTCCAGCGTAAATAATTGTTTTGTCAGGAATGCCGGAAGCGCCAGGGTTACTTTTAGCTACCTCATATGCCTTTTGTCCCTCTTCACCTGTTTCTCCTGACTCCTGCTGTGCTTGACCGGAATCAGCACCAGCAGAACTTGTCTGACCTGCTGAAGAAGCACTGGACTGTGATGCAGGACTACCAGTTGATGGAGTTCGACCAGGAGTTCCAGGAGTAGTTCCGGGTGTAGCTGGAGAATCAGGTACGCCTGCCGCAAACACTGCATTCTTAGTGGCTCTATACATCTGTTCCTTGAACCTGGAGAGCATGGCACTGTCCATGTGTTTCATAGCCCATTCAACCAGTTTTGGATTACCACAGGTGTGATGATCACAGCTAACTCCATGATGGATGATACTCTGTGCTATTTCATTAGCCAAAGCTGTGGCAATAGATCCATCAGCTTTCCAATAGTCTTTTCTAATTGCTTCAAGCATTACTGCCATCATGGCTTGCTTAGTAAATGGATTGGTCCTTGAAAACCACTCAGTTAGTCCAAGGTTATGTTTATCTTTAATATATACAGCGTAGGCCTCATCCCACATGCTATTTGTTACTGCATCTGGCGAAGTGATATCCCAGGCGATCAGGAAACTAATAAAATCTGTCATCTGTCCTGCGCCCGCTGGACCATGTTCCTGCATCGCTTTGATCCACTTTGGATTGAAGTATGTGCTTCTAACATCCCTGTGTAGAGACTCGCTTAATGATTCTATCTTTGGATTATCGGGGTTTTCCAGATTCATAATCCACATCTTTGGATCTCTGCCTGTGATGCTTCGAATTGTAAGACCAAGCCCACCAAAGTATCCAAAGTAGTCATCATCACTGAACAGATCATTTACATTAACAATTCTTCTAAACATGGCGATTTCGCTTCCATCCAGGTTAAGCCTGTATAGATCTGGTAAATAAGTTGTGTCACTGTCTGCTCCTTCGTGCACGTTACCAAACGTTCCAATATACGTCTCTGCCAGCTTTCCTTCGTCGTCCCATGTGCCACTCATTAGCAGTGCATGTTGCATGGCATTATGATGGTTTCCATGTTCCTGGCTGAATACTCTCATCATGGAAAGCCTTCTTGCATTTTCTTCACTGTAACCTTTCTTTATAAGGGCATTGTAAATAGCATCAGAGCTTTCCCTCACAAAGTTGGGTTGAGTGTCGCTGGCACCGGCTGCAAGTCTAACAGCTTTGTTTAGCAAGTCTAACCTGCAGCGGTACATATTCTGATATAATGCGGTGGTGGTTACTACAACGTCGATTCTGGGCCTTGTTAAGTTTTCTATCAGTTTAACATCTGTGATATAGTTTTTATAGCCTGTGTCTGGCACTGGTTCAACACCAAGTAGGTAGAGTATTGCAGCCTCCATTACACCTTTGTCCTGTTGGGTGTGAGTTGCCCATAGCATGAATGCGATCTTTTTTGGATAATCTCCAGTTTCCTTTTTGTAACGCTCTAAAGTATCCTGGGCAAGTTTTACACCTACTTTCCAGGCTTCTTCTGAAGGTATTTCCCGGGGGTCAAAGGAGAAAAAGTTTGTTCCTGTTGGAAGTACATCAGGATTTATGACCGGGTCACCGCACCTTCCAGGTGGAATATATCCTCCTCGAAGTGCAGCAAGAGTTCTGTTGATCTCCAGTGTGCATTGATTGATCCTCTTTGCATATTCGATGGCTAAATTTAAATATGCAGTCATATTGGCTGAGACATGCCCAAGAACAGAATTCTGTGCATTTTCAGGGCTTATGCCTTCAAGTATAACCTTTGTCAGTAGTTCCTGTATTTTTTTATCAGACAATTTATTGTTTTCCATGTAAGTCCTGAATTCATAGCCTAATAATGATTGTACTGTGTTTGTAAGCTTCTCGTCCTTGGGCGGCACTCCAAAGACATGCAAACCATAAGGTATGAACTCTGATTCTATATCATGTAAATACAGATGTATGGCATCTAAAAAGCCTTTAAAGTCACTTAAAGCATTATCCATGTTAATGTTGAGGTCTTCATTAAGTTTCAGATCTCTAACTAACTGGATTATGCTTTTCCTATACTCTTCTTTCACGCTTTCATCGGTTGTTGTTTCATATCCATGTATTTTACTGTGCAATAATGCTATGTCTCCATACAATCCTGAAACTGTAACCGGAGGGGTCAGATGGCTTATCATCACTGCTCCTTGACGTCTTTTTGGTAACAGGCCTTCGCTACCCTCTATTGTGAAGGGGTAGATCACTGGTATGTCCCCGCTTACTATAGCTGGCCAGCAGTTATCATGATCAAGACCGGGTCCAGTTTTACCAGGTAACCAGGCAACTGTTCCGTGTCTTCCAAAGTGTATAGCTGCGTCTACACCAAAACCTTTCTGAAGCCAGAAGTAAAACGCCAGATACTGGTGTGTTGGTGGAACGTTTCCGCTGTGGTACAGTGCCCTTTGGTCCTGTGTATATCCACGAGAAGGCTCTGGGGCAAGGATTACATTTCCAAACCTGATTACTGGAAGTACAATCTTACCATCATAAACCATGATGTTTCCTGGAGGCTCTCCCCACATGTCAATGACTTCTTTTTTCTTTGCCGGCAATAGTTCATTAAACCAGTTCATATAGTCACTTAAAGGCACTAAAATCACTGGCTGAGTTTTCACCAGATTTTCCAGTTCTCCTGGAGCCCACAGTCCAATGTTTAAGCCCTGATTTCTTATGAGATTTACCAGCTCTCTATTATCTGGGAGGGGCCTGTCCCCAAGGTGATATCCATCATTTTTCATGGCTTCCAGAAGTTTGGGCAAACTAGCATAGACATCTAAATGCCCTGCACCTGCTCCTTTATCCTTACCTTCACCATGCCAGTAGATTATGGCAACCTTCTTCTCTGGGTTAGGTGTGTGTCTTAGATTTATCCAGGCAACAGTTCGATTCACAATCCCGTTCACCTGTCTATCAATTGGCCTGTAGAAAGCCACTTCAGATGGCAGATGTGAATATTTTGGATCACGCTCCTTTGTTGATATCACAACTGGGTCAAACATTCCATCCCTTTCAGATGGCACAATGGTGGCCCCAATAGTAGATG
Encoded proteins:
- a CDS encoding cobaltochelatase subunit CobN, which encodes MRKQAILLIMTIVFTLALCGAVAAENSQGGELLNQNTTITSDNSSSTSQVSDPRIYGVVKEIYNESSGTYTNLTNAIPVKNATITIQNPTTNATIASGTTNSTGEYDISFLSNLTEFKVEIAYLTYKNFTTTVTPTGTPIPETTLNHTFMPDIAILSSVPEKSIGIRNLNNRRLIYLDMWNPNSSPVNDWIMEYVNFAYLDMAMPGTGWGDSWYDELLKSPANANYMISSAFGYPCDTDTDKWGGDGLHLLGGRDINDTQDTLENTYMGSYYALASETALQTNLQNMVEYIYFLLGETTIDPTQHGRSPVMATPNWGIYHPDYPTKTVSAVPTQAQIKAWIEGNPGYIAPYHSLKWIDQNYNTWAATARNSVYQEFEKWYNTTKSNITGSFIIIASYGPGGEYAPTIDALIREYESQGRAVLNLFQGATNPPISSFLEELVLGKDGNGPLTRGVSAITSLKSWSLNYANISKGGALNELERIDLQVIKGLQLYKQSSLTNPLGAQYEWTFAVTYPYFEGVYSPVVISYTDENGFERPIDAGIKKIVSLTNRWAKLKELPNSDKKIAVILYNYPPGKAEIGASYLDVFQSVHDLLVNLREQGYNVGTGEIPNAEQLYTLVAEFGNKGSWAQNLLNQYVQENLGTLKANEQLVNASTYSEWFNQLPEALKEQVISRWGQAIGNIMNYNGSLVIPGLMFGNIFLTVQPSRGWEEVENYHDPFLPPHHQYIAFYRWLEKSFNASAMIHMGTHGTLEWLPGRNVGLQKDDWPFQLSNIPNINPYIVSNPGEGMVAKDRAGALIISHMTPAMVRSGLYGDLIVMHDLMHQYENAINVGNNQILPALEAQIKAKAQELGLQAQKQGQNFREWLDEIHLKLHEIKNDIIPLGLHSLGKVLTGDELVEGVFTIAASMTKITDNMKTVLYPAITLGYYDMQKDAKYEDEIKAIDNQIRDYIKKIANDHDPASLEVTNADLLADLEFCKETMGEIRDNQEWKHLLEALSGRFVTPGLAADPSYADVLPTGMNFYASNPRKMPTKAAWDTAKKIVDELLTDYYKKHGKFPETVGMVMWGTELLRTDAIAIAQFMYLLGVMPNWNPKNLDVKPDPIIIPLENLTITIDGVTMQRPRIDVFTTAVTGNELWINLMNNAVKLASEAPEETAKQNYVKKHLAENPSLDRIFGLPGMVLEGTGVCDLLPKTGKWKTSDELASVYLSRVSYAWRSTLNGVSIEQNRNTFQYLLKNADIVTQNIDSTWGILDTDDFYDWYGGMVLASRNLGGNPECILADIRNKNNVVTRTVEEETELKIRSQLLNPKFMDSLLNTPSGWMEYAGRFEYLFGMDVTTDSVSCKMWTMVAQNLLSSRFTATKDYQSFAIQSMLGWVIEAARRDIWKADSGLLTALKDKYITLVPQYGVSCCHHTCANTAFNQFVVIGSSLSLDQLQQFANTLKKATGQTVTVGSTGTSGQTGGSTGQTGSRSNSNSVSAGSTSPGDVNTGQVTSHAEQQPAGGSSDQTSHEVSKVNQQSSGQSSTPAVAITGVVLLICLIAVGYFRADILRLLGLSRK
- a CDS encoding cobaltochelatase subunit CobN, producing MRRQVILLVTTFVFALTLCGAVSAENTTARGETGSIVDSESNLSQSPVIESPEVREGNSCGNTQSQIVISGSVADCKTKSEFPNVTVTAKNNDTTLATAKTESDGRYNLSFVSVDMVFNVTASYPGHIPSTREVTVSPNGSNMYGTADFELGKPKALFLFHSSINPIFATALVDCGFLESDMRLISNLPDRITDYDLVFIDWLWGKTSNLDRIRTLMNEAIGKKIPVIVTRHWTTLPEGVIHAHGHKEHQWIRDYWTNMSSANSKELLKYLGNRFLGLNVGEPQAPVTVIKTGIYHPRATQLFGSLDDYLEWYGPTEGKKTVGILFHANDYLTGDLEAVNALIKDFENKGIKVIPYFYEHEGKPDINKFLMKNGRSAVDAIVHYKMFGWSPKSSSEDVVVELEKLGVPIIKGVKFYGTYEEWFKGTQGIQASTIGATIVPSERDGMFDPVVISTKERDPKYSHLPSEVAFYRPIDRQVNGIVNRTVAWINLRHTPNPEKKVAIIYWHGEGKDKGAGAGHLDVYASLPKLLEAMKNDGYHLGDRPLPDNRELVNLIRNQGLNIGLWAPGELENLVKTQPVILVPLSDYMNWFNELLPAKKKEVIDMWGEPPGNIMVYDGKIVLPVIRFGNVILAPEPSRGYTQDQRALYHSGNVPPTHQYLAFYFWLQKGFGVDAAIHFGRHGTVAWLPGKTGPGLDHDNCWPAIVSGDIPVIYPFTIEGSEGLLPKRRQGAVMISHLTPPVTVSGLYGDIALLHSKIHGYETTTDESVKEEYRKSIIQLVRDLKLNEDLNINMDNALSDFKGFLDAIHLYLHDIESEFIPYGLHVFGVPPKDEKLTNTVQSLLGYEFRTYMENNKLSDKKIQELLTKVILEGISPENAQNSVLGHVSANMTAYLNLAIEYAKRINQCTLEINRTLAALRGGYIPPGRCGDPVINPDVLPTGTNFFSFDPREIPSEEAWKVGVKLAQDTLERYKKETGDYPKKIAFMLWATHTQQDKGVMEAAILYLLGVEPVPDTGYKNYITDVKLIENLTRPRIDVVVTTTALYQNMYRCRLDLLNKAVRLAAGASDTQPNFVRESSDAIYNALIKKGYSEENARRLSMMRVFSQEHGNHHNAMQHALLMSGTWDDEGKLAETYIGTFGNVHEGADSDTTYLPDLYRLNLDGSEIAMFRRIVNVNDLFSDDDYFGYFGGLGLTIRSITGRDPKMWIMNLENPDNPKIESLSESLHRDVRSTYFNPKWIKAMQEHGPAGAGQMTDFISFLIAWDITSPDAVTNSMWDEAYAVYIKDKHNLGLTEWFSRTNPFTKQAMMAVMLEAIRKDYWKADGSIATALANEIAQSIIHHGVSCDHHTCGNPKLVEWAMKHMDSAMLSRFKEQMYRATKNAVFAAGVPDSPATPGTTPGTPGRTPSTGSPASQSSASSAGQTSSAGADSGQAQQESGETGEEGQKAYEVAKSNPGASGIPDKTIIYAGIGLVSILLLLGAGFFRESILSFLGFTKK